In Nocardia sputorum, a single genomic region encodes these proteins:
- a CDS encoding adenylate/guanylate cyclase domain-containing protein, translated as MISKFVVWALKARGGLAVLVTTANLSGLAVIVTQLWLNGFLGRLGPDWPRALAFVGIYPAVGFLAGIVLAVRDRKLYFGWLDAARKPTEVEARRLLHLPVAISMRALALWIPGVIVATVIFARLSPDNDPGVTASLFTIGAFESAAVTFLIVDRLIRPTIPVVAGVLGWTMHWSASVLVRVVLTWAVAAALPLLMLIVVLADPAAAAPDRVRTAIYLSAVGLGVGALATAFLARAVAAPMRTLRRALDRIAQGDLGARVPIGSTSEIGRLEHSVNELAANLRERERMREVFGRHVGTEVAERALARGADLTGDVREVSALFVDVTGSVELSTGLPPQEFVAKLNRLLAIVVAATEENNGLVNKFEGDAALCVFGAPIALGDNATPALRAARRIRDEVIATGELDIGIGVARGPVFAGDVGSDTRLEFTVIGDAVNEAARLTTAAKEVPRRILVSQAVIEAGAEHERAKWTCYDTIVLRGMKEPTVCWTDIDTSGAQPESTDTDQPDLPADTNPVIEIHTAEPPADGTRTPDAEVDAPPRR; from the coding sequence ATGATCTCGAAGTTCGTCGTCTGGGCGCTCAAAGCGCGAGGTGGGTTGGCCGTCTTGGTCACCACGGCGAACCTCAGCGGTCTCGCGGTGATCGTCACCCAGCTGTGGCTCAACGGATTCCTGGGCAGGCTGGGCCCGGATTGGCCGCGGGCGCTGGCCTTCGTCGGCATCTATCCGGCGGTCGGGTTCCTGGCGGGCATCGTGCTGGCGGTGCGCGACCGGAAGCTGTATTTCGGCTGGCTCGACGCCGCGCGCAAGCCGACCGAGGTGGAGGCGCGACGCCTGCTGCACCTGCCCGTCGCGATCAGCATGCGCGCGCTGGCGCTGTGGATTCCCGGCGTGATCGTGGCGACCGTGATCTTCGCGCGGCTGAGCCCGGACAACGACCCCGGCGTGACGGCGTCGCTGTTCACGATCGGCGCTTTCGAGTCCGCGGCGGTCACCTTCCTGATCGTGGACCGGCTGATCCGGCCGACCATTCCGGTGGTCGCCGGGGTGCTCGGGTGGACCATGCACTGGAGTGCCTCGGTGCTGGTCCGGGTCGTGCTGACCTGGGCGGTCGCGGCGGCGCTTCCGCTGCTCATGCTGATCGTCGTGCTGGCCGACCCGGCGGCGGCCGCGCCGGACCGGGTCCGCACCGCCATCTACCTGTCCGCGGTCGGTCTCGGCGTCGGCGCCCTGGCCACGGCGTTCCTCGCCCGCGCGGTCGCCGCGCCGATGCGCACCCTGCGCCGCGCGCTGGACCGGATCGCGCAAGGCGACCTCGGCGCCCGGGTGCCGATCGGCAGTACCAGCGAGATCGGCAGGTTGGAGCATTCGGTCAACGAGCTGGCGGCGAATCTGCGCGAACGGGAGCGGATGCGCGAAGTGTTCGGCAGGCATGTCGGCACCGAGGTGGCCGAGCGCGCGCTCGCCCGCGGCGCGGATCTCACCGGCGACGTGCGCGAGGTGTCGGCGCTGTTCGTCGACGTGACCGGGTCGGTGGAACTGTCCACCGGGCTGCCGCCGCAGGAGTTCGTGGCCAAGCTCAACCGATTGCTCGCGATCGTCGTCGCGGCGACCGAGGAGAACAACGGCCTGGTCAACAAGTTCGAGGGCGACGCCGCACTGTGCGTCTTCGGAGCGCCGATCGCGTTGGGCGACAACGCCACCCCGGCCCTGCGGGCGGCGCGGCGCATTCGGGACGAGGTGATCGCCACCGGAGAGCTCGACATCGGGATCGGCGTCGCACGCGGACCGGTCTTCGCAGGCGACGTCGGATCCGACACCCGGCTCGAGTTCACGGTGATCGGCGACGCCGTCAACGAGGCCGCCCGGCTCACCACGGCGGCCAAGGAGGTACCGCGGCGAATCCTGGTGAGCCAAGCCGTGATCGAGGCGGGTGCGGAGCACGAACGCGCCAAATGGACGTGTTACGACACCATTGTGCTGCGCGGCATGAAGGAACCGACGGTCTGCTGGACCGACATCGACACCTCCGGCGCCCAGCCCGAGTCCACCGACACCGATCAGCCCGATCTGCCGGCGGACACCAACCCGGTCATCGAAATCCACACCGCCGAACCCCCGGCCGATGGCACCCGGACGCCGGATGCCGAAGTCGACGCCCCGCCTCGGCGCTAG
- the trhA gene encoding PAQR family membrane homeostasis protein TrhA, with protein MRGWIHTWAVGVAAIAAVVLIATAATVSATAGWSTLVYGITVCGLFGVSAVYHRVTWPTARARTRMKRADHSMIFLFIAGSYTPFALLGLPGRTGQTLLVVVWAGALAGVALKLLWPGAPRWVGVPLYLLLGWAIVPVAGQLNGQIGIAPLILLLIGGLFYSGGAILYATKWPNPWPTVFGHHEFFHAATVLAALTHYAAVWLVVLR; from the coding sequence ATGCGGGGCTGGATCCACACCTGGGCCGTCGGCGTCGCGGCGATCGCGGCCGTCGTGCTGATCGCCACCGCCGCCACGGTCTCGGCGACCGCGGGATGGTCGACGCTGGTCTACGGGATCACCGTGTGCGGACTGTTCGGCGTCAGCGCCGTCTACCACCGGGTGACCTGGCCCACCGCGCGCGCCCGCACCCGGATGAAACGAGCCGACCACTCGATGATCTTCCTGTTCATCGCGGGCAGCTATACCCCCTTCGCCCTGCTCGGCCTGCCCGGACGCACCGGGCAGACGCTGCTGGTGGTGGTCTGGGCGGGCGCGCTGGCCGGAGTGGCGCTCAAGCTGCTGTGGCCCGGCGCTCCCCGCTGGGTCGGTGTTCCGCTGTATCTGCTGCTGGGCTGGGCGATCGTTCCGGTGGCCGGACAGCTCAACGGCCAGATCGGCATCGCACCGTTGATCCTGCTGCTGATCGGCGGCCTCTTCTACAGCGGCGGCGCGATCCTCTATGCCACCAAGTGGCCGAATCCGTGGCCGACGGTCTTCGGTCACCACGAGTTCTTCCACGCGGCCACGGTGCTCGCGGCATTGACCCACTACGCGGCGGTCTGGCTCGTCGTCTTGCGCTAG
- a CDS encoding isoprenyl transferase has product MELPSQVRGLPYRIYEARLSRQLAGKQHPRHVAVMCDGNRRWARENGFTDVSHGHRVGALKIAELVGWCEAEGIEMVTVYLLSTENLQRDPDELETLFEVITDVVEELSAPEQNWSVRIVGSLDGFPELIAKRLRTAAERTDGRNGVHVNVAVGYGGRQEITDAVRSLVRQEIAAGETGEDLVQSITVNAIGQHLYTSGQPDPDLVIRTSGEQRLSGFLLWQSAYSEIWFTEAYWPEFRRVDFLRALRDFAARHRRFGV; this is encoded by the coding sequence GTGGAACTTCCGAGTCAGGTGCGGGGTCTGCCGTATCGCATCTACGAGGCCCGGCTGTCCAGGCAGCTGGCGGGCAAGCAGCATCCCCGGCACGTCGCGGTGATGTGTGACGGCAATCGCCGGTGGGCGCGGGAGAACGGTTTCACCGATGTCAGTCACGGCCACCGGGTGGGCGCGCTGAAGATCGCCGAGCTGGTCGGCTGGTGCGAGGCCGAGGGCATCGAGATGGTGACCGTCTACCTGCTGTCCACCGAGAACCTCCAGCGCGATCCGGACGAGCTGGAGACGCTGTTCGAGGTGATCACCGACGTGGTAGAGGAGTTGTCGGCGCCGGAGCAGAACTGGAGCGTGCGCATCGTCGGCTCGCTCGACGGCTTTCCCGAGCTGATCGCCAAACGGCTGCGCACCGCGGCCGAACGCACCGACGGCCGCAACGGGGTGCACGTCAACGTCGCGGTCGGCTACGGCGGCAGGCAGGAGATCACCGACGCGGTGCGCTCGCTGGTCCGCCAGGAGATCGCCGCGGGCGAGACCGGCGAGGATCTGGTCCAGTCGATCACCGTGAACGCGATCGGCCAGCACCTCTACACCTCCGGTCAGCCGGACCCCGACCTGGTCATCCGCACCTCCGGCGAGCAGCGGCTGTCCGGGTTCCTGCTCTGGCAGAGCGCATACTCGGAGATATGGTTCACCGAGGCGTACTGGCCGGAGTTCCGCCGGGTGGATTTTCTGCGTGCGTTGCGCGACTTCGCCGCACGTCACCGCCGTTTCGGCGTCTGA
- the coaA gene encoding type I pantothenate kinase: MARMSEPSPYVEFDRKQWRTLRKSTPLVLTEEELIGLRGLGEQIDLEEVAEVYLPLARLIHLQVAARQRLFAATATFLGETHPDQQVPFVIGVAGSVAVGKSTTARVLQALLARWDHHPRVDLVTTDGFLYPTAELTRRGIMHRKGFPESYDRRKLLRFVTEVKSGAAEVCAPVYSHISYDIVPSKLHCVRQPDILIVEGLNVLQTGPRLMVSDLFDFSIYVDARIEDIEKWYVQRFLTLRKTAFADPNAHFHHYSGFTDEQATAAAQEIWNNTNRPNLVENILPTRPRATLVLRKDADHSINRLRLRKL; the protein is encoded by the coding sequence GTGGCACGAATGAGCGAGCCGAGTCCATACGTGGAATTCGACCGGAAACAGTGGCGGACCCTGCGTAAATCGACTCCTCTGGTGCTCACCGAGGAAGAACTCATCGGCTTGCGCGGTCTCGGGGAACAGATCGATCTCGAGGAAGTCGCGGAGGTCTATCTTCCGCTCGCTCGTCTCATCCATCTGCAAGTGGCCGCGCGTCAGCGGCTGTTCGCCGCGACCGCGACCTTTCTCGGCGAAACTCATCCCGACCAGCAGGTACCGTTCGTGATCGGGGTGGCGGGCAGCGTCGCGGTGGGCAAGTCCACCACCGCCCGCGTGCTGCAAGCGCTGCTGGCCCGCTGGGATCACCACCCGCGGGTCGACCTGGTCACCACCGACGGATTCCTCTATCCCACCGCGGAACTCACCCGGCGCGGCATCATGCACCGCAAGGGGTTTCCGGAGAGTTACGACCGCCGCAAGCTGCTGCGATTCGTCACCGAGGTGAAATCCGGCGCGGCCGAGGTCTGCGCCCCGGTGTATTCGCACATCTCCTACGACATCGTGCCGAGCAAGCTGCACTGCGTACGCCAGCCCGACATTCTGATCGTGGAAGGTTTGAACGTCCTGCAGACCGGCCCGCGCCTGATGGTCTCGGATCTGTTCGACTTCTCGATCTACGTCGACGCTCGCATCGAGGACATCGAGAAGTGGTATGTGCAACGGTTTCTCACCTTGCGCAAGACCGCTTTCGCCGACCCGAACGCGCATTTCCACCACTACTCCGGATTCACCGACGAGCAGGCGACCGCCGCCGCACAAGAGATCTGGAACAACACCAACCGGCCGAATCTGGTGGAGAACATTCTGCCGACCCGTCCGCGCGCGACCCTGGTGCTGCGCAAGGACGCCGACCACAGCATCAATCGGCTGCGACTGCGGAAATTGTGA
- a CDS encoding DUF885 domain-containing protein — protein sequence MEAHPLVTEYLRLGLAFDRLEEGFVDAYTGDPALRREVQNAPAPQPRELARRAAELRAAVPEAGLAPERAEFLDVHLRALECSGRKFAGDDIGFVEEVRAYFDVDIAPGDVDDYRDAHRQMDEVLAGDGPLAERVAAHRKADEIPPERLAVCVEAFSSALRELVRARYPLPDHEHVTYEVVGDKPWSGFNYYLGNYHSRVAINSDLKQHMAHLPQLIAHESYPGHHTEHCRKEAGLVAAGQAEQTLFLVNTPQCLMAEGLADLALRSIVGPGWGKWAQEIYADLGLRFDGERAERLSTASAKLLNVRQDAALLLHDRGRSADEVAEFLQTWSLTTPERARQSLRFLSSPLWRAYISTYVEGYRLLGGWLDRAVDAEDRADRFRRLLDEPLTPGAVRAAA from the coding sequence ATGGAAGCGCATCCGCTCGTGACCGAATACCTGCGGCTCGGCCTCGCCTTCGACCGGCTGGAGGAAGGCTTCGTCGACGCCTACACCGGCGACCCCGCGCTGCGCCGCGAGGTGCAGAACGCGCCCGCGCCGCAGCCGCGCGAGCTGGCTCGTCGCGCCGCCGAGTTGCGCGCCGCGGTGCCGGAGGCCGGGTTGGCGCCGGAGCGCGCCGAGTTCCTCGATGTGCACCTGCGCGCGCTGGAGTGTTCCGGACGGAAGTTCGCCGGCGACGACATCGGGTTCGTCGAGGAGGTCCGCGCCTACTTCGACGTCGACATCGCGCCCGGCGACGTGGACGACTACCGCGACGCGCACCGGCAGATGGACGAGGTGCTCGCCGGAGACGGTCCGCTGGCCGAACGGGTGGCCGCGCATCGCAAGGCCGACGAGATCCCGCCGGAGCGCCTGGCGGTGTGCGTCGAGGCGTTCTCCAGCGCGCTGCGCGAACTGGTCCGCGCCCGGTATCCGCTGCCGGACCACGAGCACGTGACCTACGAGGTGGTCGGCGACAAGCCGTGGTCCGGGTTCAACTACTACCTGGGCAACTACCACTCCCGAGTGGCGATCAATTCCGACCTGAAGCAGCACATGGCGCATCTGCCACAGCTGATCGCGCACGAGTCCTACCCGGGGCACCACACGGAGCACTGCCGCAAGGAGGCCGGGCTGGTCGCCGCCGGGCAGGCCGAGCAGACGCTGTTCCTGGTGAACACGCCGCAGTGCCTGATGGCCGAGGGGCTCGCCGATCTGGCGCTGCGTTCGATCGTCGGGCCCGGTTGGGGCAAGTGGGCGCAGGAGATCTACGCGGATCTGGGCCTGCGCTTCGACGGCGAACGAGCCGAACGTCTTTCGACCGCCTCGGCCAAGCTGCTGAACGTGCGCCAGGACGCCGCGCTGCTGCTGCACGACCGCGGGCGGTCGGCCGACGAGGTGGCGGAGTTCTTGCAGACCTGGAGCCTGACGACGCCGGAGCGGGCGCGCCAGTCGCTGCGATTCCTGTCCTCGCCGCTGTGGCGCGCCTACATCTCCACCTACGTCGAGGGATACCGGCTGCTGGGCGGCTGGCTCGATCGCGCGGTCGACGCCGAGGACCGCGCCGAT